CTGCCCACACCGGAGTCGAGGTCGCCGATCCCGGCCGCCGCGCGGCCCGTACCGTTGTGCAGCCGGTGCGCACCGTCGTTGAGCGTGTCCGCGCCGGCGGCCAGCCGGGCATTGCCGGCGGCCAGTTTGCGCGCCCCCGACGACACCTTGTGCGCCCCGTCGTTCAGATCGTTGATCTTCTTGACCGCGGCGTCCATGTCGGCGCCCAGGGTGGGCCCGCGCTGCGCCAGCTCGTTCGCCAGGGAGTGCAGCGTGTCCAGATCCCGGCCCAGTTGGTCGAGGTTCTCCTGGTCGTGGACGTACCCGCTGACCTCCTTGGCCTTGTCCGCCGCGGTGGCCGCCTCCTCCTTGAGCTGCTTCAGCTCTGCGCAGGAGGTGTCGAGCTGCACCCCACTCTCACAGCGCAGCCGGTAATAGGCGGCCATGTGGTCGGAGATCCCCCGGGAGAGCTTCGCTCCCGCGGAGGCCGCGGCGGGGAGCTTGTCCAGGTGGTCACGGACCGCCTGCGAACCGTCGGCGACGAGCTGCGCCGCCTCGCCGATCTCCTTGCCGTGCGCCCGGATGAAGGGCCCCACCTTGCCGACGACCCCGTTGACCTTGTCGGCCAGCTGCTGGGTGCCCTGCGCCACCTGCCCGGAACCGTCGGCCAGTTGGCGCGAGCCGTGGGCGGCGGTCCCGGCTCCCCGGGCGAGATCGGAGCTGCCCCGGGAGAGCCGCCCCGCGCCCGCGTCGAGGTCGCCCAGGCCGGTGACCAGCTTGCCGCTGCCGTTCTTCGCGGTGCCCAGGCCGTCGGCCAGCTTGCCCGTGCCGTGCTTGGCCTGACCGATGCCGTCCTCGAGCCGGTCGGCGCCGTCCGCGGCCTGTTCGGTCTTGCCGTGCAGCGTCGAGAAGGAGACAAAGATCTTGTTGAGGAAGGTGCGCGACGACTTCGTGGAGGCCGCGGAGCGCACCTCGGAGAACACCGTCCGGGAGATCTGCCCGACGATGTAGTTGTTCGCGTCGTTCGTCCGCACCTTGAGGGCGCCGGTTTCGGGATGGTCCCCGGAGCTGGAGGCGATCCGCCGGCTGAAGTCCTTCGGGATGGACAGCGAGAGGTAGTACGAGCCGTCCTCCACGCCCCGGGCGGCCTCCTTGGCGTCCACCGGCCGCCAGTCGAAGGTGTGGCTGTCCCGCAGCCCCGAGACGATGCTGTCGCCCGCCGAGATCCGCTTCCCGTCAACGGCCGCGCCCGTGTCCTCGTTGACCAGCGCGACCGGAATCTTGTCCAGCCGCCCGTACGGGTCCCAGAAGGACCACAGGTAGAGCGCGCCGTACAGGAGCGGCAGCAGCAGGAGGGCGGCCAGTGCGGCGCGCGGCAGCTTCCCCCGGCCGAACCGCTTCAGCTCAAGCGCGGCCAGTTTCGGCGAGCGCATCGGCCGCCCCCTCCTCGTCGTCGTGCCCGTCGGCGGCGGGAGTGCCGGCCGGTGTGCTGTCCGTGTTGTCCGCGCTGCCGGTACCGTCCGATCCGTACGGGCCGCTCTGGCTGCCCGTACGCACCAGCACCACATCCGCGTCGCCCTCCGGCGGCTCGCTGCACACCGCGAGCACCGTGGTGCCGGCCGCCGCGAGGCCGTGCAGCATCTTCCAGGCCGCGGCGCGCTCGTCGGCGGACAGCTTCAGATCGGTGTCGTCGACGGCCAGCAGCCGGGGGCCGCCGATCAGCGCGAGCGCCACGGACAGCCGCAGCGCCTCCAGCCGTTCCAGGTCGCGCACGGACGTACGGATCCCCTTGGGCAGCGTCTCCAGGTCGAGGCCGGCCGCCGACAGCGCGGCGTCCACCAGGGCGCGGGCCGCGGCCCTGCGCTCCTGCCGCGGCCGCAGCAGCGCCCGCAGCGATCCGCCGAACCGGCCCTGCAACAGGGCGCGTTCCCGCAGATGCTCGCCCACGGTGAACGCCGGATCGAGCTCGGCGACCCCCGGCACATGGGCGAGCGCGGTGACGGACCGGACCGCGGCCTTCTTCTTCGGCAGCGGCAGTCCGTCGACCTCGGCGGTGCCCGCGGCGGACTTCATCCGGCCGGTGAGCGCGAGCAGCAGACACGTACGGCCCGAGCCCGAAGGGCCCTGTATGGCGATCAGTGAGCCGGGCCCGGCGGTGAAGTCGATGTTCCGGAACGCCCATCCGCGGGGGCCCTTGACCCCGAATCCCGCGGCCGTGACCGCCGCCCCGTGCGGGGTGCTGTCCACGATCCCCTCCCTTGAACTGACTGGTCAGTTCAAAAAGTATGCCGCACCCCACCCCCCGTTCCGCAAGGGGATGTCGGGAATCCGTTCCCGCGCCTGCGCGGGCGAACCCGTCCCCTTTCCGACGAAAGTGCAGGTCAGTGTCGATTGTCAGTGGTGCACGTCACGATGGGCTCATACGGTCCGAATCGGCATTCGGTCCCGAACCGGCATGCGACGACAGGAGGTTCGTCATGGCAGCTCGTCCCGACAGGGGCAGCTCCGCTGCGTACGGTCCCCCGAGCGATGTCCACCCCGTCCTGCGGCGGGCGACCGCACCACCCGCCGCACTCGACCTGCTCACCCAGGCCCAGCAGGGCCTCGACGAAGCACAGACCCTCGAAACCCCCAACGAGCAGTTCGCCACGGCCCATCTGGCCGCGCTGCGCACCGCCGCCGCCGTCCTCGCCGTCCGCGGCCGGCCGGAGACCACCGTGCGCCGCAGGCAGCGTATCCGCAGCGCCTGGGAGGTGCTGCCCGAGGTCGCGCCCGAACTGGCCGAGTGGAGCGCCCTGTTCGCCGCCGGCGCCGCCCGCCGCGCGAAGGCCGAGGCCGGTATAGCGGGCGCGGCCAGCCGCCGTGACGCCGACGATCTCGTGCGCGACGCCGCCATGTTCCTGCGCCTGGTGGAGCGGATGCTGCTCCTCCAGCCCTCACTGCCACCCCAGCGGGCGGGGTGAGGAGCGACTGAGCCGGGGAGGCGGAGGAGGCGGAGGTGGAGGAGGCGGAGGTGGAGGAGGGGAGTGGGGTGGGGGCGGGGCCCGGACCCGCCGTCCCGCCGGGCGCCACGTTCGCTCCGGGCGGCTCCGCAGGCGGCGGACGGCGCGGGACGGAATAGGGTGGTGGACGCCTAGACGTTCATGCCCCCGCCGAGGAGCCACCCGCCGTGTCTGACCCGCTGCGCCCGCGCGCATCCCTTCGTACCGCCGTGGTCTGGGAGGTCCTCAAGGACGCCCTGGAGCGCCGGGTCAAGGCCGCCGGCCGCGACGCCCTGGACGTCCTCGACACCGGCGGCGGCACCGGCAACTTCGCCGTGCCGGTCGCCCGCCTCGGCCACCGCGTCACGGTCGTCGACCCCAGCCCCAACGCCCTCTTCGCCCTGGAGCGCCGTGCCGCGGAGGCGGGCGTCGCCGACCGGGTACGCGCGGTCCAGGGCGACGCCCACGGCCTGTTCGACGTCGTCGAGCGCGGCGGCTACGACACCGTGCTCTGCCACGGCGTGCTGGAGTACGTCGACGACCCGGCCGAGGGCGTCCGCAACGCCGTCGACGCGCTGCGCCCGGCCGGTACCCTCAGCCTGCTCGCGGCCGGTCTGGGCGGCGCCGTTCTCGCACGCGCCCTCGCGGGCCACTTCACTGAGGCCCGCCAGGCCCTCACCGACCCGGCCGGACGCTGGGGCGAGGGCGACCCGGTGCCGCGCCGTTTCACCGCCGAGCAGCTCACCGAGCTGGTGTCCGCCACCGGCCTGGAGGTCGGCGCGGTCCACGGTGTACGTGTCTTCGCCGACCTGGTCCCCGGGGTGCTCGTGGACACCGAGCCGGGCGCCATGGAGGCCCTGCTGAAGCTCGAGGCGGCCGCCGCCGAACAGCCCGCGTTCCACTCCGTGGCCACCCAGCTGCACGTCCTCGCGGAGCGCGACTGACCCACGCGGCTCACGCGACTACCGCGTGCAGTCGGCCACAGACCACCCGATCAGCCCCTTCGCCCCGTATGATCGGGGTACGACGTTCCGGCATGACGGATAGGCGGGTGGGGAATGCAGGCAGCATCACCACCGGTCGCCGTGGCGGCCCGGACAGTGAACTGGCGTCGAGGGGCGGGTTTCACGGGGGCGATTCCCTGCCTATCCTGAAAGGGTCGCACCCCGGTCGCCCCCCGCGACCGACGAGTAGGAGGACTCCGTGCCGCTCTCGGAGCACGAGCAGCGCATGCTCGAGCAAATGGAGCGAGCGCTGTACGCCGAAGATCCCAAGTTCGCGACAGCGCTTGAGGGAAGCGGGCTGCGTACGTACACCCGGCGACGGGTCTACCAAGCGGTCGCGGGCTTCCTGGTGGGTATCGCCCTGCTCATGGCCGGCATGGTCGCGCAGCAGATCTGGATCAGTGTGGTGGGCTTCCTCGTCATGCTCGGCTGCGCCGTGCTGGCGGTCACCGGCTGGCGCAAGGCTCCCAAGCCCGGTGAGCAGCAGTCCGGTGCGGGTGCCGGAGGTGGCACAGGTGCCCCGGCGCGCCGTCAGGCCAGGCAGCGGCGCTCGATGATGAACCGTATCGAGGACCGCTGGCAGCGGCGCAGGGACGAACAGCAGGGCCACTGAGCGACGACGGGCCCGTGGGATTTCCTCGAGCCCGTCGAGAGCGTGGTCTTGGGCGAATCTCTCGCGCCCTCCGGAGACGTTTCTTTTCGTCGTTCTTCCAGTTGCGGCTTGCGGCGCTTTGCGTCACTCTTTCCCGCCGAATTTTTGACGATGCAGTTCGCCGTCTCCGGCCCGCAGTTCGTCCTCCGGTGGGCCCGATGCTTCTCCGCTGATTCCCGGCCTGCGGTGCGCAACGGCGTGCTCCGTCGGCGCCGGAAGGCAAAAGGTGCTGGGGCCGCCCGATTCTGTCGGGCGGCCCCAGCACTTTTCTCGTGTTTTCATGCCGCGTGGTCATGCCCGCCGCGGGCCCGGCCGGAGGGCGGCCAGCGCGCGCCGTGCCGCGGCCACCGGGCGGCTGGTACGGCACCGGAGCAGCAGCGCCGACCAGCGGGCCGACCAGGCCCAGCGGAGCCGGGCCGCGGAGCGCGGGGCGAGCTGGGCACGCAGCCGCAGACCACGGCTGGCGCCGGCCCGCAACCCGGCCCGTACCTGCTGTACGTCCAGGGCGAGTCCGGACACCGGCTGCGGTTGCGGGGCGTACAGGATCTGCTCGACCGCCGCCGCCGCTCTGCGGGCGGCAGCGGCGGGCTCCGGTTGCAGATCTCCGATGCGGATGATGCGCTCGGCGGCCTTGCGCGGGGTCAGTGACTCGTCCGGCAGGATGCCGAAGTCCCAGGCGGTGTCCAGCAGCTCCCGCCAGGCGGCGAGGGTGCCCGCGGCCGTGTCGCCGTCCGGACCCGCCAGTCGTCCGGAGCGTATGCGCAGGCGCCACAGCAGCGGGCCCGCGGGCAGCAGCAGGACGAGCGCCCCGGCCAGGGCTATGAGGGCGATCGTCCAGGGGGACGAGCCGCCGTCCGGCGGGCCGCTGCCGGACTCCGCGGGCAGCGAGACGCAGGCCTTACCGGAGCCGGACCGTTGCTCATCGGGGCCACAGGACGGGGCGGCCGACGGGTCCTCCGAGGGGGCCGTGGACCGGGAGGGCGCGGGGTCCGGGCTGCCCGGGTCGGGTGTGTCCGGGGTGTCGGGGTACGCGTAGTCAGGGATGCTGCCGCGGCTCGGGGTCGGTTCGAAGCGGGTCCAGCCGATGCCCTGGAAGTACAGCTCGGGCCAGGCGTGCGCGTCCTTGAGACCGACCGAGGTCGTGCCGTCGGGCTGCTTGGTGCCGGGGGTGAAACCGACCGCTACTCGGGCCGGGATGCCCAGCGTCCGAGCCATCGCCGCCATGGAGAACGAGAAGTGGACGCAGAAGCCCTGCTTCTGCCGCAGGAAGCGCGCAATGGCCTCGGAACCGCTGCCGGCCCGGACGTCCGTGTTGTAGCTGAAGCCGCCGTTGAGCGCGAACCAGTCCTGGAGTTTGACGGCCTTGGCATAGGCGGTCGGGGCGCTCCGGGTGACCTGGCGGGCGGTGTTCCGGACGACCTGGGGCAGCGAGCGCGGGACCTTGGTGTACTCGCGCAGCAGGTCGGCGGGTGGCGCGGGGGCGTTGGCCAGCTGCTGGGACGTGGGCCGGACCTGAAGGCTCTCGACCTGGTACTGCAGGCCGTGGGTGTTCTGTCCGCGGTCCCCGACGAGCGTGCGGCCCTGGGGCTCGAAGCGCCAGCGCCCGGAGATGTCGACCTTGGACGCCGGGTAGGGGAGCGGCAGCCAGTTCTGGGCGTACCACTCGGCGGTCGAGATCGAGGTGTTGACGCGGTTGAGGTCGACCGAGGAGCTGAGGCCGGGCGGTCCCGGCAGCCGCTCGGGGACGTCCGTGACCGTGCGCTCGGACGGCTTCCAGGTCGTGCCGTCGAACTGGTCGAGGGCGACGATCCGCAGATACAGATCGCGGGTGTCGGCGGCGGTCGTGCGGTAGTTGAGGACTTCCTTGTCCTCGGGCTGGTTGAGGCTGTCCTGCAGCGACACCAGGGGGTTCACCGCGGAGATCGTGCCGCCTCCGCCGCCGGGGCCCGTACCGCTGCCGGAGGTGCCGAACAGCCCGCCGCCGAGAGAGGGCAGCAGGGCGGGCACCACCAGGGCGATCCCGAGGACCAGCGCACCGATCCGGCGGCCCGTACGGACCGGGGCCAGGGCGGAGCCGCCGAGGGCGGCGAATCCCTGTCCGCGGCCCGGCGGCCCCGCTGCGCCGCCCACCCCGCCGAACACCCGGCCCCACTGGGAGAGCCGGTCACGCCCCTCGGCCAGCAGGAGCAGCAGATAGCCGGCCGCCGCGATCAGGAACCGCAGCCACCCCGCGCCGCCCTGGGACAGCCCCGCCGCGACCGAGTAGAGCGCGAGCAGCGGCAGTCCGGCGGGTGCGGCGCTGCGGTAGGTGACCGCCAGCGCGTCCACGATCAGGCCGATCACCAGCACGCCGGCGATCAGCAGCAGCCGGATGCCGGGGGTGACGGGAGCGGGGCTGGCGTACCGGCCGACGTCTCGTACACCGGCCTGCACCAGCCGGCTGAATTCCGCCAGGGCGTCCGGTCCCGGCAGCAGGCCGAGGATCGCCTCGCCCGGAGTGAAGAGCAGGGTCATCAGCAGCACGCAGGCCAGGGCCTGGGCGCCGATGACCAGCGGTCCGGCCAGGGGGGCCCGGCGGGCGGCCGCGCCCACTCCCGTCACGAGGGCCAGCAGGACCGCCGCCTGGATCAGCCAGCTGATCGGTTCCACCAGTGGCAGCAGTGCGCCGGCGGCACACAGCGTGGCCACCGCCGCACACAGCGCCAGCCGCGCCCGGCCGCTCATGCCTGTGCCTCACTTCGCTCGGGGCCGCCCGGGCAACGCCCGCGCCGGCCGCTGATCCGGCCGCGGGGGCAGCGCGCCCCCGGCCGTCCGTCCGCGAGCAGCCCCTCGTCCCTCAGCTGCCGCCCGTCCGTGATCCGCCCTCGGCTCACGCTCGCGTTCATGACCGGCCTCCCGCCACCGTCTCCGGGGCGCCCGTGCGCTCTCCGGCCGCGCGCCACAGGGCGGCGAGGGTGTCGCCGGGTGTCACCGGCAGCGCCGTCCAGCCGGCCTTCCGCAGCAGCCGCAGGCGTTCGGCCACCGGGACCTGGCCGTCGGAGAATCTGATGCCGCCGGGGCCCCGCGTCCAGGCGTCGCCGTCCAGGACGAAGGCGACGGCCGCGCCGCTGCGCTGCCGCATCCGCCCGGCGACCGCCGCCTGCTCCTCGTCCAGGTCGCCGAAGAAGGCGACCAGCAGTCCTTCGTTGCCCCCGCGCAGCACGTCGTACGCCGCCGACAGGCCCTCCTCCTCGGAGTGCTCCACGACGGCGAGGGTGTCCAGCAGCAGTCCCGCGGCGTCGGCGGAGTCGGTGCCGCCCGCGAAGCTGCCGGCGCCGTCGGGGCCGGGCACCGAGCTGCCGGTGTCGGTCAGCAGCCGCACCGAGAAGCCGCGCTCCAGCAGATGCACCGCGGTGGAGGCGGCGCCCGCCACCGCCCACTCGAAGGCAGAGTCGGGGCCCGAGCCCGGGTGGGCGGTCTCGCGGGTGTCGAGCAGGACCGTGCAGCGCGCCTTCTGCGGCTGCTCCTCCCTGCGGACCATCAGTTCGCCGTAGCGCGCGGTGGAGCGCCAGTGGATGCGGCGCAGATCGTCGCCGTGCCTGTAACCGCGAGGAATGACGTCGTCCTCCCCGGCCAGCGCCGGCGAGCGGTGCCGCCCGTCGCCGTACCCGGCGGCCTCGCCCGCCGGCCGCACCGCCGGCAGCGGTTCGACCCGCGGCACGACGGTCAGGGTGTCGGAGGCGCTGAACGAGCGGATCAGCTCGCACATCCCGAACGGGTCCGAGAGGCGCAGCTGCAACGGCCCCAGCGGATAGCGTCCGCGCAGGTCGGAGCGGACGCGGTAGGAGACCTCGCGGCGGCCGCCGGCCTCGACCCGGTCCAGGACGAAGCGCGGCCGGGGCCCGAGGACATACGGCACCCGGTCCTGGAGCATCAGTACGCCCGTCGGCAGCCGGGAGATGTTCTCCATCCGCAGCCGCACCCGGGATTCGGTGGCCGCGGGCACCCGGGCGGGGGCGAGCGTACGGCTGCCCGCGACGCGGTAGCGGGTGCGGTGCAGGACCAGGACGCACACCAGCGGGAGGGCGGCGAGCAGCAGACCGACCCGCAGCAGATCCGCCTGCCCGAGGAGGTAGGAGCACACCGTGGCGGCCATCCCGGCCGCCAGGAACGACCTGCCCCGTGTCGTCAGCCCCCCGAGGGCCGCCCGCCAGCCGTCCCGTTCCGGAGTGCCCTCGCTCCCCCCGTCGGACATCACAACCCCCGTACGCCGGGCGGCTGCTGGCCGGGTGTCCGCCACGGCTGTGCGGACGGTTCGGGAACCGGGACGCGCTGCAGGATCTCCAGCACGATCTGCTCGGCCGTACGGCGGTTCAACTGGGCCTGGGCGGTGGGCAGCAGCCGGTGCGCGAGCACCGCCACCGCCAGCGACTGGACATCGTCCGGGAGGGTGTACTCCCGCCCCTGGAGCGCGGCCGAGGCCTTGGCGGCGCGCAGCAGATGCAGGGTCGCCCGCGGTGAGGCGCCGAGCCGCAGCTCGGGGTGGCTGCGGGTGGCCACCACCAGATCGACGGTGTACCGGCGCACCGCTTCGGCGACATGGACCGTGCGCACCGCGTCGATCAGCTTCACGATCTCGTGGGCGTGCGCGACCGGCTGGAGGTCGTCGAGCGGCGAGGCGCCGCCGTGCACATCCAGCATCTGCAGCTCGGCCGCCGGGCTGGGGTAGCCGATCGACACCCGTGCCATGAAGCGGTCGCGCTGCGCCTCGGGGAGCGGGTACGTGCCCTCCATCTCCACCGGGTTCTGGGTGGCGACCACCATGAACGGGTCGGGCAGTTCGTAGGTCTGCCCGTCCATCGTGACCTGACGCTCCTCCATGGACTCCAGGAGCGCCGACTGGGTCTTGGGCGAGGCGCGGTTGATCTCGTCGCCGATCACGATCTGGGAGAAGATCGCGCCGGGCTTGAACTCGAAGTCCCGCTGCTGCTGGTCGAAGATGCTGACGCCGGTGATGTCGGAGGGCAGCAGGTCGGGCGTGAACTGGATGCGCCGCACCGAGCAGTCGATGGAGCGGGCCAGCGCCTTGGCGAGCATGGTCTTGCCGACGCCGGGCACATCCTCGATGAGCAGATGTCCCTCGGCCAGCAGCACGGTCAGCGCGAGCCGTACGACCTCCGGCTTGCCCTCGATCACTTCCTCCACCGACCGGTGAACCCGCTCCGCGGTGGTGGTCAGATCGCTGAGGCTCGCTCGTTCGTCATACGTCGTCACTCGGCCCTCCTCGGCCCCGTACTACGGGCCGATGCCCCCTCTGCGGACCCGGCCCACCCCGAAAGTGCGCATCGCGCCCGGCCGGGGCCGGGACGACGGCACCTACGCATTCTTGCTGCCCGCGCGGCTTCGCGTCATGACCTGTGGATAACTCACAACGTTATCCCCCGGCCTTCCCGGCGAACCCGGCATTCCGGGCGGGATCCGGGCGCCGGGACGGCCGGGGCGGGGTCAGTTCTGCGGGTCGATCTCCCGCAGCAGGCCGGTCGTCACGTCGAAAACGAAGCCGCGGACGTCATCGGTGTGCAGGAGGAAGGGGGAGGTGCGCACCCGCTGCATGGACTGCCGTACGTCCTCGTCGAGATCCTTGAACGCCTCGACCGCCCAGGTGGGGCGCTGTCCGACCTCGGCCGCCAGCTCGTGGCGGAAGTCCTCGGTCAGGCTGAGCAGACCGCACCCGGTGTGGTGGATGAGGACGACGGAGCGGGTGCCGAGCGCCCGCTGGCTGATCGTCAGGGAGCGAATGATGTCGTCGGTGACCACCCCGCCGGCATTGCGGATGGTGTGGCAGTCGCCGAGTTGGAGGCCGAGCGCGGCGTGCAGGTCGAGCCGGGCGTCCATACAGGCCACGACGGCGACATTGCGGACGGGCCGGGCGTCCATCCCGGGGTCGGTGAAGGCGGCGGCATAGTGCTTGTTCGCCTCGACGAGACTGTCGGTGACCGTCTCACCGGAGCGCACGGCGGAACCGTCGGCGGAGGGGGGCAGCGGTTGCGACGCAGGTATGGGCATGGATTCAAGGTAATAGGCGGCGGCCTTTTCGGCTGCATGAGAGGTCGGGCATAGGGGTCATCATCACTCCTTGTGAGGTAACCCACAGGTCTGACCGTCTCGCCGCCGTCCGGGTGAGAAGCCCGCGGCAAAGGCGGCGGGAAAGCCGTCGCAGGACGCGCGGAACCGGTTGATTGACCGGGGCAGCCGGTGGACTAAAGTGGCGCGAAGTGGGAGGCGTGACGCTCTCCTTGGATACCGAATTCCTCGCGTGCGCGCATCGTACGTACGGCTCGGCCTCCTCCCGCTCCCATGGTCTTCCGACGTCACTTCCCCGTCGCCGGAGGGCCACTTCCCCTTCAGAGCGGGCGGGGACCAAGCGGTACGTGCGGCATCCCCCAGCCAGCGGCCGGGGCCCCACCTGCCGCCCAGCCCATCGGAAGGCACATGAGCGAGCGTAGCGAGCGAATCAGGAAGAGGTGCGCGCTCTGCCGAGGCAGGCGGGCCGAGCGCGGCGAGGTCCTGGCATGAACAGCAGCACCCGCCACGTACCCGTCATGCTCCAGAGGTGTCTGGACCTGCTCGCGCCCGCGCTCGCCGAGCCCGGTGCGGTCGTCGTCGACTGCACGCTCGGCCTCGGAGGGCACAGCGAGGCACTGCTGTCCACCTTCCCGGCGGCCCGGCTCATCGCCCTCGACCGCGACCCGTCCGCCCTGAAGCTGGCGGGCGAGCGGCTCGCCCCGTACGGAGACCGTGCCACCCTGGTGCACGCCGTCTACGACGAGCTCCCCGAGGTCCTCGACCGGCTCGGGACCCCGCGCGTCCAGGGCGTGCTGTTCGACCTCGGCGTCTCCTCCATGCAGCTCGACGAGGCCGACCGCGGCTTCGCGTACGCGCAGGACGCCCCGCTGGACATGCGGATGGACCAGTCGACCGGCATCAGCGCCGCGGATGTCCTCAATACCTACGCGCCCGGTGAGCTGGTCCGGATCCTGCGCTCCTACGGGGAGGAGAAGCAGGCCAAACGGATCGTCGAGGCCGTCGTCCGCGAGCGCGCCAAGGAGCCGTTCACCAACAGTGCGCGGCTGGTCGAGCTGATCCGTGACGCGCTGCCGCAGGCCGCCAAGCGCACCGGCGGCAACCCCGCCAAGCGCACGTTCCAGGCGCTGCGCATCGAGGTCAACGGGGAGCTGGCGAGCGTGGAGCGGGCCGTCCCGGCCGCCGTGCAGGCGCTCGCGGTCGGCGGCCGGATCGCCGTGCTCGCCTACCACTCGCTGGAGGACCGCCTGGTCAAGCAGGTCTTCGCGGCCGGCGCGGCCAACACGGCGCCGCCCGGGCTGCCGGTGGTCCCCGAGCGCTACCAGCCCCGGCTCAAGCTGCTGACCCGCGGCGCCGAACTCCCCACGGAGGAGGAGATCGCCGAGAACCGCCGGGCCGCGCCCGCCCGGCTGCGCGGCGCGGAGCGCATCCGCGAGAACGTCGAGGACACCGCATGAAAGGCCAGGGGCCGCGCGGCAGACAGAAACGCCTCGCCGCGCTGTTCCCCTCCGGCGCGGGTGCCCGCGGCACCGCGGCCCGCACCCCCTTCGTGCTCCTCATCGTCGTCCTCCTCGGCTCCGGCCTGATCACGCTGCTGCTGCTGAACTCCGCCCTCAACCAGGGGTCGTTCGAGCTCAGCAAGCTGGAGAAGCAGACCGAGGAGCTGACGGACGAGCAGCAGGCGCTGCAGCAGGACGTGGACGCCTACTCGGCGCCGGGCGCGCTGGAGCGGCGCGCCCGGAAGCTGGGGATGGTGCCCGGCGGCACCCCGGTCTTCCTGCTCCCGGACGGCACGGTTCGCGGCCGGCCGAGCGTGGCCGGACCGACGGGGGCGCCGCTGAGCAGCTCCGCCGCGCCCTCGCCCCTCGGCGCCACCGCCCGTACCGCCCTGCCCCGTCCGGCGCTGCCGCCGGTCCCGGCCCTGGCCGGGGTGCTGGGCCCGGACAGCGCACCGGGCACCGAGGCGACATCGGCCGATCCGGCCACCCTGGTCTCCCCGGCCCCCTCGGCCGCCCCGGCGTCCCTGGCCTCGTCCGCCTCGCGTACCCCGTCCGGCAGCGCCGCCCCCACCGCACCCGCGCCCGCCCCCTTCCCGACGACCTCCGGCAGGTGAACGCGGCATGACCGAGCCCAGGGACCCTCGCCGGGTGCCGCGCCCCGCCCAGCGCGGGGGCCGGGCCGGCAGCGGCGCCGGCCGCCCGCCCGCCGCCAAGCGCCCCGCGCCCCGCCCCGGCTCCCGGCCCGGCCGGCCCCGGCCTGCCGCCCGCCCCGCGCGCCCCCGCCCCGGGACCCCGGTGCTCCGCCTCGGC
This genomic stretch from Streptomyces nigrescens harbors:
- the rsmH gene encoding 16S rRNA (cytosine(1402)-N(4))-methyltransferase RsmH, coding for MNSSTRHVPVMLQRCLDLLAPALAEPGAVVVDCTLGLGGHSEALLSTFPAARLIALDRDPSALKLAGERLAPYGDRATLVHAVYDELPEVLDRLGTPRVQGVLFDLGVSSMQLDEADRGFAYAQDAPLDMRMDQSTGISAADVLNTYAPGELVRILRSYGEEKQAKRIVEAVVRERAKEPFTNSARLVELIRDALPQAAKRTGGNPAKRTFQALRIEVNGELASVERAVPAAVQALAVGGRIAVLAYHSLEDRLVKQVFAAGAANTAPPGLPVVPERYQPRLKLLTRGAELPTEEEIAENRRAAPARLRGAERIRENVEDTA
- a CDS encoding septum formation initiator family protein, whose protein sequence is MKGQGPRGRQKRLAALFPSGAGARGTAARTPFVLLIVVLLGSGLITLLLLNSALNQGSFELSKLEKQTEELTDEQQALQQDVDAYSAPGALERRARKLGMVPGGTPVFLLPDGTVRGRPSVAGPTGAPLSSSAAPSPLGATARTALPRPALPPVPALAGVLGPDSAPGTEATSADPATLVSPAPSAAPASLASSASRTPSGSAAPTAPAPAPFPTTSGR
- a CDS encoding beta-class carbonic anhydrase → MPIPASQPLPPSADGSAVRSGETVTDSLVEANKHYAAAFTDPGMDARPVRNVAVVACMDARLDLHAALGLQLGDCHTIRNAGGVVTDDIIRSLTISQRALGTRSVVLIHHTGCGLLSLTEDFRHELAAEVGQRPTWAVEAFKDLDEDVRQSMQRVRTSPFLLHTDDVRGFVFDVTTGLLREIDPQN
- a CDS encoding AAA family ATPase; protein product: MTTYDERASLSDLTTTAERVHRSVEEVIEGKPEVVRLALTVLLAEGHLLIEDVPGVGKTMLAKALARSIDCSVRRIQFTPDLLPSDITGVSIFDQQQRDFEFKPGAIFSQIVIGDEINRASPKTQSALLESMEERQVTMDGQTYELPDPFMVVATQNPVEMEGTYPLPEAQRDRFMARVSIGYPSPAAELQMLDVHGGASPLDDLQPVAHAHEIVKLIDAVRTVHVAEAVRRYTVDLVVATRSHPELRLGASPRATLHLLRAAKASAALQGREYTLPDDVQSLAVAVLAHRLLPTAQAQLNRRTAEQIVLEILQRVPVPEPSAQPWRTPGQQPPGVRGL
- a CDS encoding DUF58 domain-containing protein; translated protein: MSDGGSEGTPERDGWRAALGGLTTRGRSFLAAGMAATVCSYLLGQADLLRVGLLLAALPLVCVLVLHRTRYRVAGSRTLAPARVPAATESRVRLRMENISRLPTGVLMLQDRVPYVLGPRPRFVLDRVEAGGRREVSYRVRSDLRGRYPLGPLQLRLSDPFGMCELIRSFSASDTLTVVPRVEPLPAVRPAGEAAGYGDGRHRSPALAGEDDVIPRGYRHGDDLRRIHWRSTARYGELMVRREEQPQKARCTVLLDTRETAHPGSGPDSAFEWAVAGAASTAVHLLERGFSVRLLTDTGSSVPGPDGAGSFAGGTDSADAAGLLLDTLAVVEHSEEEGLSAAYDVLRGGNEGLLVAFFGDLDEEQAAVAGRMRQRSGAAVAFVLDGDAWTRGPGGIRFSDGQVPVAERLRLLRKAGWTALPVTPGDTLAALWRAAGERTGAPETVAGGRS